From a region of the Oscillatoria salina IIICB1 genome:
- a CDS encoding glutamate-5-semialdehyde dehydrogenase produces the protein MKIDDNSSAKNQIITAVKRAQTASCELATTKGSLRSQGVQILAQEIENAFDEILEANTLDLETSREMAVPELILEWLKLTPERLQNTVQILKRIGELSDPIQRVMNAPYQLDPAQTYCQLMPLGVIAFIYEAFPELAAIAAGLCLKTGNSLILRGGSEASHCNAAIAKVMKNALEDAKLPSGSLEILSSDLGSAISELVVQDQYINLVIPYGRDSLVKQVTQRATAPVLRSAMGNCYLYWSPSGELDLARWVILDSHASEPDPVNALEKVLIHRNQKSSTLVRLFKSLEEKGFELHGDPELAQEFPDQLKLAEESEWDRAYLKKIVSFKVVDNIEAAIAWMNQYSSGHANCLVTESYAESRQFAQEIDSALVYINSSPRFYRNSKRGDSVFLGMSNQKGHRRGLIGLETFTTLKQVVQGERRN, from the coding sequence ATGAAAATTGACGACAATAGCAGTGCAAAAAATCAAATAATCACCGCCGTTAAGCGCGCCCAAACAGCTTCTTGTGAACTGGCAACTACCAAAGGTTCTCTCCGGAGTCAAGGAGTTCAGATTCTCGCCCAAGAAATAGAAAATGCCTTTGACGAAATCTTAGAAGCAAATACCCTTGACTTGGAAACGAGTCGGGAAATGGCAGTACCAGAGTTAATTTTAGAGTGGTTAAAGCTAACCCCCGAAAGACTGCAAAATACAGTCCAGATTTTAAAGCGGATTGGAGAATTATCCGATCCCATCCAAAGAGTAATGAATGCTCCTTACCAACTCGATCCCGCTCAAACCTACTGTCAATTAATGCCTTTAGGAGTAATTGCCTTTATTTACGAAGCATTTCCGGAACTAGCGGCGATCGCGGCGGGCTTGTGTTTGAAAACTGGCAACAGCTTGATTTTACGAGGTGGAAGCGAAGCCAGTCATTGTAATGCAGCGATCGCGAAAGTAATGAAAAATGCTCTAGAAGATGCGAAGTTGCCAAGCGGGAGTTTAGAAATCCTTTCCTCCGATCTAGGTTCTGCCATTAGCGAATTAGTTGTACAAGACCAGTATATAAATTTGGTAATTCCCTATGGACGTGATAGCTTAGTCAAGCAAGTGACTCAACGTGCTACAGCGCCAGTTCTACGATCGGCAATGGGAAATTGCTATCTTTATTGGTCTCCCAGTGGAGAATTGGATCTTGCTCGTTGGGTAATTCTTGACAGTCACGCTAGCGAACCAGATCCAGTAAATGCTCTGGAAAAAGTTCTCATTCACAGGAATCAAAAATCTTCGACTCTAGTACGATTGTTTAAAAGTTTAGAAGAAAAAGGCTTTGAATTGCATGGAGATCCCGAACTCGCACAAGAATTTCCCGATCAGTTAAAACTGGCAGAAGAGAGTGAGTGGGATCGAGCTTATCTTAAAAAAATCGTTAGCTTTAAAGTAGTTGATAATATCGAAGCAGCGATCGCCTGGATGAATCAATACAGTAGCGGTCATGCTAACTGCTTAGTAACTGAATCTTATGCCGAAAGCCGCCAGTTTGCTCAAGAAATTGATAGCGCTTTAGTTTATATCAATTCTTCTCCTCGCTTTTACCGTAATTCCAAGCGTGGGGACTCAGTATTTTTAGGTATGTCCAATCAAAAAGGACATCGAAGAGGATTAATCGGACTAGAAACTTTTACCACACTCAAGCAAGTTGTTCAAGGAGAAAGAAGGAATTAA
- a CDS encoding acyl-CoA desaturase, which translates to MSVATSKQFPLDWSVIVYLTGIHAVALLAFLPSNFSWGAVGVALFLHWVTAGLGVTLGFHRLVTHRSFETPKWLEYFLVFCGSLSAQGGPIKWVGLHRMHHLYSDAEGDPHDSNRGFWWSHISWMLHKIPQDTDIPRYTKDIADDPVYQFLQKYFILLQVLLGVLLLYLGGWSWVVWGIFVRLVAVFHCTWFVNSASHMFGYQTYESGDRSRNCWWVALVTYGEGWHNNHHAFQYSARHGLQWWEIDFTWMTIQFLQALGLATKVKLAPNKREVS; encoded by the coding sequence ATGAGTGTTGCAACATCAAAACAATTTCCCCTCGATTGGTCGGTGATTGTATATCTAACTGGAATCCACGCAGTAGCTTTGCTTGCCTTCCTACCTAGTAACTTTAGCTGGGGAGCAGTTGGCGTTGCACTTTTCCTCCATTGGGTAACGGCTGGGCTTGGTGTAACCCTAGGATTCCATCGCTTAGTTACCCATCGTAGTTTTGAAACTCCCAAGTGGTTAGAATATTTCTTGGTCTTTTGCGGAAGTCTATCTGCTCAAGGAGGACCTATTAAGTGGGTTGGTTTGCACCGTATGCACCATTTATATTCTGATGCTGAGGGCGATCCTCACGATTCTAATCGAGGTTTTTGGTGGAGTCACATTAGTTGGATGCTTCATAAAATCCCCCAGGATACTGATATTCCTCGCTATACCAAAGACATTGCTGATGACCCGGTTTATCAGTTTTTGCAAAAATATTTTATTCTCTTACAAGTTTTGTTGGGGGTTTTGCTCTTATACTTAGGTGGTTGGTCTTGGGTAGTCTGGGGAATTTTTGTGCGTCTGGTGGCTGTGTTTCACTGCACTTGGTTTGTGAACAGTGCTAGTCATATGTTTGGCTATCAAACTTATGAGTCTGGCGATCGCTCCCGCAATTGCTGGTGGGTTGCTCTTGTTACCTATGGTGAAGGTTGGCACAATAACCATCATGCTTTTCAATATTCTGCCCGTCATGGCTTGCAATGGTGGGAAATAGACTTCACTTGGATGACAATTCAATTTCTACAAGCTCTTGGTTTAGCAACTAAAGTTAAGTTAGCACCAAATAAAAGGGAAGTTTCCTGA
- a CDS encoding acyl-CoA desaturase encodes MTVATSKKLSLDWSIIAYITGIHLVALLAFLPSNFTWSAVGVALLLHWVTGGLGITLGFHRLVTHRSFETPKWLEYFFVFCGTLAAEGGPIAWVGMHRIHHLYSDTEKDPHDSNRGFWWSHLNWMLHEIPQDSELPRYTKDIADDRVYQFLQKYFIPIQVVFGLFLFWLGGWSWVVWGIFVRLVVVFHCTWFVNSASHQFGYQTYESGDRSRNCWWVALLTYGEGWHNNHHAFQYSARHGLEWWEIDFTWMTIRFLEIIGLATNVKLVKQQAK; translated from the coding sequence ATGACTGTTGCTACATCAAAAAAACTTTCCCTTGATTGGTCAATTATCGCTTATATAACAGGAATCCACCTGGTAGCTTTACTTGCCTTTTTGCCGAGTAATTTTACCTGGTCGGCAGTTGGAGTTGCTCTATTGCTTCATTGGGTAACTGGCGGTTTAGGTATTACACTAGGATTTCATCGCTTAGTCACTCATCGCAGTTTTGAAACTCCTAAGTGGTTGGAATATTTCTTTGTTTTTTGCGGAACTCTAGCTGCTGAGGGAGGACCGATCGCGTGGGTAGGAATGCACCGCATTCATCATTTATATTCCGATACTGAGAAAGATCCTCATGATTCTAATCGAGGTTTTTGGTGGAGCCACCTTAATTGGATGCTCCATGAAATCCCCCAAGATTCAGAACTACCTCGCTACACCAAAGACATTGCTGATGACCGAGTTTATCAGTTTTTGCAAAAATATTTTATTCCCATCCAAGTTGTCTTTGGGCTGTTTCTCTTTTGGTTAGGCGGTTGGTCTTGGGTAGTCTGGGGAATTTTTGTCCGTTTAGTGGTGGTTTTCCACTGTACTTGGTTTGTGAACAGTGCTAGTCATCAGTTTGGCTATCAAACTTACGAATCTGGCGATCGCTCCCGCAATTGCTGGTGGGTGGCTCTTCTCACCTACGGTGAAGGTTGGCACAACAACCATCACGCTTTTCAATATTCTGCCCGTCACGGCCTAGAATGGTGGGAAATAGATTTCACTTGGATGACAATCCGATTTTTAGAAATAATTGGTTTAGCCACCAACGTTAAGTTAGTTAAACAGCAAGCAAAATAA
- a CDS encoding methionine gamma-lyase family protein produces MNSVKLLNEAEKALIPIFSGIDTQVKQNLQKVLKAFRNQRVGVQHFASVSGYGHDDLGRRTLDRVFAEVMQAEAAAVRLQFVSGTHAIACALFGVLRPGDEMLAVAGSPYDTLEEVIGLRGNCQGSLMEFNIQYRQLTLTNEGIINWEALSTAIRDNTRLVFIQRSCGYSWRSSLSISDIEKIVRLVKQQNPQTVCFVDNCYGEFVEDREPTAVGADLIAGSLIKNPGGTIATAGGYVAGKAEFVEAAACRLTAPGIGSEGGATFDQNRLLFQGLFLAPQMVGEALKGNHLTAYVFDKLGYPVNPLPLVSRRDVIQAIKLGDKEKLIAFCRAIQQHSPVGSYLDPIPAPMPGYESQLVMAGGTFIDGSTSEFSADGPLREPYLVFCQGGTHWTHVAIALEAAIEAVGEAT; encoded by the coding sequence ATGAACAGCGTAAAACTGCTAAATGAAGCAGAGAAGGCACTAATCCCGATTTTTTCTGGAATTGACACCCAGGTCAAGCAAAATCTCCAAAAAGTGTTAAAAGCTTTCCGAAATCAGCGCGTAGGAGTTCAGCATTTTGCTAGTGTTAGCGGGTACGGACATGACGATTTAGGACGACGAACTTTAGATCGAGTTTTTGCGGAAGTTATGCAAGCTGAAGCCGCAGCCGTAAGACTACAATTTGTTTCCGGAACTCACGCGATCGCTTGTGCCTTGTTTGGCGTTCTTCGTCCTGGAGACGAAATGTTAGCCGTTGCTGGTTCTCCTTACGACACTTTGGAAGAAGTAATCGGCTTGCGCGGGAATTGTCAAGGTTCCTTAATGGAGTTTAACATTCAATATCGCCAATTAACTCTCACTAACGAAGGAATCATAAATTGGGAGGCTCTTAGCACTGCAATTCGAGATAATACTCGTCTTGTCTTCATCCAGCGTTCCTGTGGCTACTCTTGGCGATCGAGTTTGTCTATTTCAGACATTGAAAAAATTGTCCGTCTCGTGAAGCAACAAAATCCTCAGACGGTTTGTTTTGTTGATAATTGTTACGGCGAGTTTGTTGAAGACAGGGAACCTACTGCTGTGGGTGCAGATTTAATTGCTGGTTCTTTGATTAAAAATCCAGGTGGGACAATTGCGACGGCGGGCGGCTATGTCGCTGGAAAAGCCGAATTTGTCGAAGCGGCGGCTTGTCGTTTAACTGCACCGGGAATTGGTAGCGAGGGAGGCGCGACTTTCGACCAAAATCGTTTGTTGTTCCAAGGTTTGTTTCTTGCACCGCAAATGGTAGGGGAAGCTCTCAAAGGTAATCATTTAACAGCTTATGTCTTTGACAAGCTTGGTTATCCAGTGAATCCTTTACCCTTAGTTTCACGTCGAGATGTGATTCAAGCAATTAAGTTAGGTGACAAAGAAAAGCTAATTGCCTTCTGTCGCGCTATTCAACAGCATTCTCCCGTAGGTTCCTATCTAGACCCCATTCCTGCCCCGATGCCAGGATATGAGAGCCAATTAGTAATGGCTGGAGGAACGTTTATTGATGGCAGTACCTCGGAATTTTCTGCTGATGGACCTTTAAGAGAACCTTATCTGGTCTTTTGTCAAGGAGGGACTCATTGGACTCATGTGGCGATCGCCC